A part of Antechinus flavipes isolate AdamAnt ecotype Samford, QLD, Australia chromosome 6, AdamAnt_v2, whole genome shotgun sequence genomic DNA contains:
- the SLC25A27 gene encoding mitochondrial uncoupling protein 4 codes for MSGQVKEEKSLTLVQRWPKTSTFILSSSASIVAELATFPLELTKTRLQMQGEAALNRYRFLKQVRTPYRGMIKTTIGIIREEGFLKLWQGGVSAVYRQVVYSGFRMVIYEYLRDSVFGKSVNNEYPLWQSVIGGMVSGAFAQFVCTPADLVKVQMQMDGIRKLQGKPLRFHGVHHAFLKISREGGLRGLWVGWVPNVQRAALVNMGDLATYDSVKHLVLLNTSLEDNILTHSLASLCSGLVACFLGTPADVIKSRVMNQPTDKKGRGLLYKSSTDCLIQSVKGEGFLSLYKGFLPSWLRMMPWSLVFWLTYEKIRILSGVDPF; via the coding sequence ATGTCCGGCcaagtgaaggaagagaaaagtttgaCGCTGGTTCAGAGATGGCCCAAAACAAGCACATTCATACTGTCCTCCTCCGCGTCTATCGTGGCAGAGTTAGCGACCTTTCCTCTTGAACTCACCAAAACTCGACTCCAGATGCAAGGAGAAGCTGCCCTTAACCGTTACCGGTTTTTAAAACAGGTACGTACCCCCTACCGGGGCATGATAAAAACAACCATCGGCATCATACGGGAGGAAGGCTTTCTGAAGCTTTGGCAAGGAGGAGTATCGGCTGTTTATAGGCAAGTAGTATATTCTGGGTTCCGCATGGTCATCTACGAATATCTTCGTGACTCTGTTTTTGGGAAATCGGTAAATAACGAATATCCTCTTTGGCAATCAGTCATAGGTGGAATGGTGTCGGGTGCATTTGCTCAGTTTGTTTGTACCCCTGCTGATCTAGTGAAGGTTCAAATGCAGATGGACGGAATAAGGAAACTCCAAGGAAAGCCTTTGCGATTTCATGGTGTGCATCATGCGTTTCTCAAAATCTCGAGAGAAGGAGGGCTGCGTGGCCTTTGGGTAGGCTGGGTACCCAACGTCCAGAGAGCCGCCTTGGTGAACATGGGAGATTTAGCCACTTATGATTCAGTGAAGCACTTGGTATTGTTGAATACATCACTTGAAGACAATATTCTGACTCATAGCCTGGCGAGTTTATGTTCTGGACTGGTAGCTTGTTTTCTGGGAACACCAGCTGATGTCATCAAAAGCAGAGTGATGAATCAACCgacagataaaaaaggaagaggactGCTGTACAAATCTTCAACTGACTGCTTGATTCAGAGTGTAAAAGGTGAAGGATTTCTGAGTTTGTATAAAGGTTTTTTACCAAGTTGGCTGAGAATGATGCCTTGGTCATTGGTATTCTGGCTTACTtatgagaaaataagaattttgagTGGAGTGGAtccattttaa